The genomic DNA GGATTTCTAATATCTTATATAATATAGGAAGAATTTTTAGTTATGCATTTCTTGGTTTTTTGGCCGGTTATTTTGGAATGTTTTTTCATAAAATTGAGTTCCAATTTATCCAGCAGGTTTTATCTGTAATAATTGGTATTTTTATTATTATATTTGGATTACAGA from Venenivibrio stagnispumantis includes the following:
- a CDS encoding sulfite exporter TauE/SafE family protein, translated to MLDYILILLGGFLGSYHCIGMCGFIPSLIESKNFWISNILYNIGRIFSYAFLGFLAGYFGMFFHKIEFQFIQQVLSVIIGIFIIIFGLQIAGGLKEKGVYFLDYIYNNF